The following are encoded in a window of Rubellicoccus peritrichatus genomic DNA:
- a CDS encoding phosphoribosylanthranilate isomerase yields the protein MVGSTHIKVCGLTKVEDGLLALELGADYLGVIRYDGSARMATEAQARLLSNSFPVGKRVCVDVAPSIKELEHHGDLGFDHFQIHFKLDVPLETIAAWSEIVGKENLWLAPHFPPDQDFPKALLPYADTFVIDTYKKGQVGGTGETGDWTGFANLMASYPDTRFILAGGLSPDNIREAVRQSGARVVDVNSGVEASPGIKDHDKLRGFFAALG from the coding sequence ATGGTCGGTTCCACACATATCAAAGTCTGCGGACTCACGAAAGTCGAAGATGGTTTGCTCGCACTTGAGCTTGGTGCGGACTATCTCGGAGTGATTCGCTATGATGGCTCAGCACGCATGGCTACAGAAGCGCAGGCACGCCTGTTGTCCAACTCCTTTCCCGTAGGCAAACGCGTATGTGTCGATGTTGCTCCAAGCATCAAAGAACTGGAACATCATGGCGACCTCGGCTTTGACCATTTTCAGATTCACTTCAAGCTGGATGTCCCTCTGGAAACGATAGCTGCGTGGTCTGAGATCGTGGGAAAAGAAAACCTGTGGCTGGCCCCGCATTTCCCACCTGATCAGGACTTTCCCAAGGCGCTTCTCCCTTATGCCGACACTTTCGTTATCGACACCTATAAAAAAGGGCAAGTAGGCGGCACGGGCGAAACCGGAGACTGGACTGGCTTTGCAAATTTAATGGCCAGCTATCCCGACACGCGCTTCATCCTCGCCGGTGGTCTTTCACCAGACAACATCCGCGAAGCAGTCCGCCAGTCCGGCGCACGGGTCGTCGACGTCAACAGCGGCGTTGAAGCATCACCAGGCATTAAAGATCACGACAAGCTACGTGGTTTTTTTGCCGCGCTTGGCTGA
- a CDS encoding PEP-CTERM sorting domain-containing protein, with protein sequence MKNNATVRNSLSSLLITAPAVDAAVVTYNNSATIGLPGTNALYWDIDGEVINTANVTGISDFTAGFVHPYDSADAGFFIQRGTNTTTTVLNRTIFAGAKQAHRFATVLVKTFYLATHNIENVGYDFSVNTTKFATGNASSVARFASPEIPMNTPVFIGFIFNHTDSSPDLFGWAEVEWNNSPLSTASLTIHRWAYEDSGAPITTPSAIPEPATTVAGLGALALGAAGLRHWRKRKKMA encoded by the coding sequence ATGAAAAATAACGCAACTGTTCGGAATTCGCTCTCCAGCCTATTAATCACAGCGCCTGCGGTCGATGCCGCCGTAGTAACCTATAACAATTCAGCCACCATCGGACTGCCAGGAACGAACGCACTCTATTGGGATATCGATGGTGAAGTCATCAACACAGCAAACGTAACAGGCATTTCTGACTTCACCGCAGGCTTTGTCCATCCTTACGATTCTGCAGATGCAGGCTTTTTTATACAACGCGGCACCAATACCACTACAACGGTTTTAAATCGCACAATTTTTGCTGGTGCAAAACAGGCACACAGGTTTGCGACGGTCCTTGTTAAAACATTTTATCTAGCTACTCATAACATAGAAAATGTTGGTTACGATTTCTCAGTAAACACGACTAAGTTTGCGACTGGAAATGCTTCATCTGTAGCAAGGTTTGCTTCACCAGAAATACCAATGAACACACCTGTCTTCATTGGCTTCATTTTTAACCACACAGATTCCAGTCCGGATTTATTCGGCTGGGCCGAAGTTGAATGGAACAACTCTCCGCTCTCAACAGCCAGCCTCACCATTCACCGCTGGGCCTACGAAGATTCAGGCGCTCCAATTACAACACCCAGCGCTATTCCCGAACCTGCGACAACAGTCGCCGGCTTAGGTGCGCTTGCCCTTGGAGCAGCTGGTCTGCGACACTGGCGCAAACGTAAAAAAATGGCCTAG